The Bicyclus anynana chromosome 4, ilBicAnyn1.1, whole genome shotgun sequence DNA window cgtgtctcaatcggtgaaggaaaacatcgtgaggaaacctgcataccagagaattatatttattctctgcgtgtgtgaatgtatgatcaacgatctaatgcgattataaaaactgtctctatactatcgatgttaaatagttgtaatcgtgttcgtcggttaaagagcttcgtaaaactacctttttgtgtatttgtattatgtaaaaaacgggcaaaaacttctagtttagtataagatttataccaaatctaagctcgttttcctcagaaaatgacagacaattttgttcgtgactatgagtgcgatgcaggtccttctataattggtctgagacgaTAATACACAGTGCCGGCTACAAGCGTaatagtgtctggtttgctacAGATTCTCTCAGTGTACCTATGcctattatttaaacaataaaaacaaagtcgAGGGCGTTAGGTAGGTGTTATGTGTACGTACAAGGTTCACACTGCGCTACTGAAGCATTTGCGCAGGGATAGCCGATCCATTGCGCATTTTTGTTAAAGTAAAGACCGGCAGAGCAATTGTAGACAAGCGGCACATAGTCCTGTAAAACGTAAAAATCAATGTTAAGATACATTTAATTCGAttaagtttagtttacaagcacttttgaaacgtcagcagggttattcactatctttgacagattctagttgatatatacgaaactagctgacgccgcgcggttttacccgcgtgattcccgtaggaatactatatagcctatagccttcgtcgataaatgggctatctaacactgaaagaatttttcaaatcggaccagtagttcctgagattagcgcgttcaatcaaacaaacaaacaaactcttcagctttataatattagtatagattgagattctatgtaaaaatgtcagcCAGTGCTTACtcgtggatatcacacagtaggtaaatgacattttacctactgtgtgatatccaatCCTACTGTatgattgatttgatgttcattttaataagtcgataataaagaccataatagtgaataggccagcaggtaatgttattaaataatggtgACAGTAAGTTgagaacttaaaattaaagttaaaaaaagtgacaatgtcctacaaattgcgtggtacattatctcgttccgacgctctgaaattttcatttcctggtaactcagtcagctaccagaatcaagaattttcgtaaataaaaagttgataGACTCATTGAGATGAAGCTGCTcatgaaaaattagcttgttagtaatcaggtgtaggtacaaaattttctagggatccctgactataactAAAAGTATAGTTACCTTGCATTCTATATATGTTTTACAGTCATTCCCATTTTTGTAGTAACCTTCGGAGTCAGGACAGGTGAAATTTACGTTTGGTGAATACGGCGGAGAAATGTTGACAATAACAGTTTctgtaaatatcaaaataacattttaatatataacactaacggactcgctcaagcttcgctttgacttattaatttatttatttgcccttcttccctatccctaccttacactaccatactcctacccctacccctaccctacccctaccctacccctaccctaccctaccctacaactaccctaccactaccctaccgctaccctaccgctaccctatccctataccatacccctaccctaccactaccctatcctaggatttaggggtttgaaaaatagatgttggccgattctcagacctactgaatatgcacaaaaaatttcatcaaaatcggttgagccgtttcggaggagttcaagttcgaacaccgcgacacgagaattttatatattagataataacatttaatttaagaaaGGGTTCAAACTAGTGATTTGATCATTGAtaacattttgtaaaagaaactgtccccattcgcacaagagattttttaacggacttttttaatttttatgtttaggGCACacgtaaagtggggatgaattttttactcgtttaatAGTGCGggatatcgttggataggtctttaacAGACATGAGAgtcttctttaaatatttttcgatttagatattcttttgtaaaatattaagcttttaagagttATTTTTTCTTAGTCACGTGCCCCCTTCGATTggctaaacggttatttatggataggtaaataaataaacgagagtagaatatataattaaataataagaaaaactaTAACTACTAAGTAACAATTGCTGTTTAAAAGCACTTAAAAACCAAGTTAAAAAACGTAAtcggaaatcgaaaattgcatattaATTCCATTGCTCATTAAacagataaagttgtcagtaagctAACTCAGAGTctattaaaactagaaagctgaaatttagtatagttatgtatattaatgatgtatataaagtggtaaacaaaaaattagaaaataaattacgtTTTCTTCATGCAAGTgaatttttatcgtctatcccatggtgtggggaaTCTaaatcggtatttttgtgtttgtaCATTACAGGAGGGATTAAAgcgctaacttaatctacggaaccctaaaccaaccacttggccggttttatttgtttacacgTATACGTACTTGACGGTTCCTCACAGCGCACTATCGAAGGATCTTCGCAAGGATAGTCCAACCATTCACTATAAGGATTGAATTGAAGACCATCGGGGCATAAGTACACAACAGCCACATAATCCTGTAAAGAgaatataagtattattattattattaaaatcctatAAACTAAAccataattttttacaaatgtatcaATGAAGTGTTACATTGCATTGGATATATGCGTCACATCGGTCGGCGTATTTGAAGTTGCCGCTTGGTTGTGGACAGATGTAGCCGAGTATACTGTTAGGAGAATCTGGCAGGTCATAGTCCACTTCGGCTGTATCAACTGGTACTTCGTATATGACATCTGGTTCCGGATAATCATTGTAAGCCGGATAATCACTGTCAGCCGGATAATCATTGGCATCCGGAGAATCATTCGAAGGACTCCAGGGTATCCCTGGTTGTGGTACTATGTCTCCGGTATCATATATTAGATCTGCTCCACTCGGTTCGATCCAGGGTATCCCTGCTTGAGGCGCACTGTACTGCAAATGTACTCCATCTGATAACGAAATAATACAATACTTTGGTGTAATGTTATAtggaatttttttcaattatcgtaaattattatctttattttgaTTTCCTTTTTCTTGCTTCTAAAGCAATTTTTtcaacaattatttaataaaaacggAAATATgtgttttgattaaaaaaaacagatttagttttttttatattccttaTGGGTATGTATATTTGTGATGCGCTAATACCGCGGCGTTTTAAATGcttaaaaaaattcataaaaaaatacaaccgacttcaaaattataaaaatgtttttactaaactaaaaagcgaaaaataacatcgtatgtgctaccttctcagtttgctcagtgcaatcagtttgaaggcggtaccaagttagtgctgtgttaattaaacccatttctgaaagaactgtctgaaaatcctaaatctttatgatttaaacgacttgaattaatttaatcacCAGACCCATACAGTCGCAAGTCGTAACACATATTGGTGGAGAGTTCTCatccataataaaatataaaattatcaagtccgATTCctacgaattgataaccttctcctttttttgaagtcggttaaaaatgcacacaaatgaaaagttagaagtgcatgccccggaccggatttgaaccctcACCCCTCAGGAATCAGAGGCTCAGGTCATATATCTATATAGTTTAGTGTCACTTACCTAAAAACAACAGTGGAAGAAGTAATAATAGCAATATTTGTTTTCCTGCCATGGCTACTGCAGACACGTGTTTGTGCAGTGGAACCTTTTTGGTATAATGCTATATGGAAAAATGttcttatataatgtatatcgTAATTATcatataaaatctaaaatcatttagcaataatatattttgtcattTGCAAAtgaataatgtaattaaaatactgTTGAACTTGTCAGCAAATGTACAAAATACCGCTATACAACGACCACAGTAATGTCCCGAGCAAATTACGGCTACGACGATCAGTCTCATTGTAACTAGCCATGTAAACTTTTGTCTAAAATTTTTTGGTGCATAAAGACAAAAGTCTAAAGAAAACGATCCAGAAATAAGGAGAATCGCAGataaatcaaagtcaccgacatagctcaacgagtcgggACTCGAAGTTGAAGAAATGCATACAATTGTCGGAGCACAAATTGAAGAGCCTATAGATGGAGTCCCAAGGTTTGGCGACtacgcaccggaaaacgcagtgttgctCGACTATGGActtcaagcaagtcgcagggagtcgctagatgcaggcagctcaacagaggtgtttggaagtccctataaaatgcatataacatcctgcagtggactccagaAGCTGATGTGATGATAATGCAAGCAGGAGACAGTAGCGTAGCGTAGACTAATGTAAACGTGATCAAAGTTGCATTAACGAGTCGCTATTCTTTCAGTATTTATTCTCAAAAATCTACCCAATACTTTCTTTCTTCATAGTTTTAAAATGTTCCTAATATAGCCATCCTCGaagtgcactgtttaccaacaaataaattacaaatgaaggtagataacgcatatcatttcataacgtatttattttgtattgtattcttATAATACTAATACTCTAATCTTTCCAATATTCACATATGCAGCTGAGACATGGACCATCAAATCAGCTGATCGGCATCGCATAGACGCTTTCAAAATGTGGTGCTGGCGAAGAATGCTCCGTATTCCTTGGACAGCGCATAGGACCAATGCATCAGTGTTGAAACAACTCAACATCTCAAAAAGACTttccaccacctgtcttcagaggatccttgttatcactggcaaagttGAAGAGAAGAGACCtcggggacgtagcccgatgcgttggtcagactatatccgcaccactctcgatacaagagtacacgaagctctacaagtcgcgtAAAGTCaagccgcatggcgtgacatcgtgcgggaAAAAGTAGTGATTGTGTGACAGGGATCACGACCCTCAGTGATGacgaacacgacgcggagagagtaTTAAAAATTAGACATCCTCTAAACAGCTTCTTACCCTATATCACGCACAGGTTCGAACAAGCATGGAATACTGCAGTCACCAATGGGATGGGTCTGCTAAATATCAGCTCTCCGCATTAGACTCAGTTGATCGTCGCGCTAGACGTATGAATCTCTAACTGGAAAGAACCTGCAAAGTCTTCAACACCGACGTAACGTTGCCTGTCTTTCGGTTTTTTACCGagtatatttcggagagtgctcACGGGATCTTTTTAATCTAGTCCAtccatccccattctaccacagaacagcgagacaccgtgcaaattggcatccttttgttgtcgatgtccagtcgactcgcacaaaacgtttcgcatcgacgtttcttataagaacagcgaagatgtggaacgcccttccagcttctgtgtttcctaacacttatgatttgtgcaccttcaagacaagagtgaataggcattttctaggcaagcgcgctccaacctagacctcatcattgctttccaccaggcatgattgtagtcaagcgcaagtctaatataaataaaaaaaatttataaaaacatatttaattaaaaaagcctttattgctgttttcattgttttttacatctagattaaattttaatttgccTATTTTAAACATCGGCAAACGGTCGTTATTTTGGTTCAGCTTGTCTTCCTCTAAAGATTTCCACTCTGTCCTGTCTTTTGCAGCATGTTGGACTtgtaaaaatgcatttttaaaatgGACCGAGTAAAATTAGAAGActagaaaattaaaatctagAAAATTAGATAAAATGTAGGAAATTAAACAAAGTCTTTTAATTTTACTCATTCCTTTCAGTAACACTTATTGTGCTTCTCTCTCTTTCCATTAtggcagatttttattttaattaccagCTGTTTCGTCAATGTCCAGGTTTTCGGCAGAATACACATATTGAATACTTTCATAGGCATTTCATTGTTTTGCATGACTTCACTAATTAGTGACCAAAATCTTGTCCAAGTATTAGGCGTTTCGAAAAATAACCAAGACccccaaaaataaattaactttaacgAATTGTTCTAAtcttattattcaaaattttcattaatttattaaccagttaattataactattatttgctgttatgtgaaatgactagcgatttattacctcaattttaatttgtcttttaaaacaaagaaagaaaaagcaTTTATTCCAAAAATTGTTCCAAACTTTACAACCATCatatttacttaataacttaattttatatttggcacaaccttgaaaaaggattcagctcagcattgtgctgcatgtatcAAGCAAATGTATGGActcacagcgctgattttcagctgaagaCCTTGATCCAGGTGACGCCACGGAAATGCGTAGTCACATAGCGACATAACTTAaccaaattaaaagtaaatgttACATGATAagactaaactaaaactaattattaacacaaaattgagcaattgttggtaaacagtccAGATCGAGTAGCTATTGGCGTATGTATATAGTAAAAGtttttgtcttattttttaaaaaataaaaatatctggggttttttttattttttacaagttagcccttgactacaatctcacctgatggtaagtgatgatgcagtctaagatggaagcgggctaacttgttaggaggaggatgaaaatccacacccctttcggtttctacacggcatcgtaccggaacgctacatcgcttggcggtacgtctttgccggtagggtggtaactagccacggccagagcccccaccagccaaaaaataaaatgaaagtgtATCATATAAGTTTAGTTCTCCTCCTTTGTTCTGTTCCAAGGAAAGTGTATGATGACACTTTGTTTTGAGTGTAATCCCTAGTGGATGATAGCTTCTACAATGTTTGTAAGTGACGTGTAAACCAGTAAAAGTTGGCCTTCCAAACACGTAAAATAACGTTTTTCCAGTAATTTCTTACCTGGAAAgtcatcaaaattcaaaattcatttatttcaattaggcttagtttacaagcactttcgaaatgtcaagttatgtcgtaattttatttaatttaatggtggtaataatagctgaaaacttaaaattcaagttacgTTGGCTTcgacgccttggtccgagaagagcccacaacaaactcaagcaaggtttacttttttttgtttaacaccattttacaaacttatctagaactaaacACACAGTCTCTTAAGGCAGTTTAACACTAagctttttatcatttatataatcaataacactataataagactttgctaaaagcttgcgtttaataaatactgaactttttgagagacattccagtggcttTTGTAACCTGTGtacgtaacaagttagcccgcttccaccttaaattccatcatcacttaccatcagatgagattgtagtcaagcgctaacttgtaaagaataaagccCTTTTAGACGTATTGTAAAACTAGTACAGTTGGTAGAGGTAAACAATATCAACAATACAATGCTTTATgattaaagtttattaataaaattacagaaaatcattaatttaaataacaaaacttaTAAATGTATTCCTAGTatctgtttattttttcatgatcGCATGCCACAAGGTCTTCACGCACGCAGCGGGAGAGATGAGCATCAAATGCGTACCCAACATCGCAGGAGAGGAGGCGAGCATTGCCATTCACACACGAGTAAAACTCGTAGCAACTTTTCTCGTATCTACAAGTAAGAAGACGATTAAGAAACTAAATTATAGCTATGTGCAATGATATtcaatactgttagatgtgttactagtgcatgaaaaatgaggcgctcaaaacaggaaatttatacacaactcaatgttagttgtggtcaacatcGAACGtaatttacacaaataatacctaaatatactaTGTAAAGACGTCTCTGGTTCAAATAGCAACCATTATTATAGATGCGATGGATATTGCTtagatatagattgtatatGTTATGTATATGTTAAGAAATTttcgttgattttttttatttatgaagatttatttttagtttatttacctCTAGTATAGGAGTAAAACAAAAAGCTTACTTGTGGTTTGTCACAATGGGGTTGCCAGTTCTGTCTAGTTCAGCAGGTGGGCATTTGTAGCCGAGGAAATCTGAAACATATTGTGAGAGTTAGGGTAGAACGTTAATTAAACTTAATCAAGTATAAATCGTAATCGACCTTATTCGAAGATTCGAAATTTAATCCAAgacgttattattatttttcttagtaGCACTATCAAATTAAGATCCTAGTTTAGACACTTTAACATTAGTAATACCTACTACCGGGTCATGtaataataacatatttttttctaaaaaaaaaaaatagtagacctaacaaacattcattaggattaaagttttaaaaaaatatttattaaaacatcgAAGTTATAATTTTagaggttaaatttaaaatatgccATAGAGTAGCAGtctagcagacgccacgtggCGTCACCCGtgtagttaccgttcccgtgggaatactgggataaactATAGCTTATGTTCCCCAGTTAGATAGGATTCTaatgctaaaataatttttcaagcaGGTCCAATACTTTTAGCCACTTGTTagttcaatgcaaacaaacaaacaatcaaaattttcctcattaaattattattatagtaagtaTGGATAAGTATTAGTAtagtaataacaaataaaataaaaaagttgtaaCCCGACTACGTGAAAATGggtctaaaaaggacgaaacaaaaaaaaatatttagattaaaaCAGAGAAATTCAAAAATGGTGCagtagagccgtggtcgcacccattacgagtatatacatatCATGTACTGTTTAAAATTGAGGTGTTCCTGCCATATTCGTtctcgttcgttatcaacccatattcggctcactgctgagctcgagtctcctctcagaattaaaggggttaggccaatagtccgccacgctggcctaatgtggattggccactgggctatcacggctcattacaTAATCACAGCAAGAtaatgagacgtgatagcccagtgggtatgacctctaccttcgattcggagggtgtaagttcgaatccggtccgaggcatacaccttcaacttttgcagttatgtgcattttaagatattaaatattaatcgtctcaaacggtgaaggaaaaacatcgtgaggaaagctacataccagagagttttcttaactctctacgtgtgtgaagtctggcaatccgcattgggccagcataacccttctcattctgagactctcttgatcaatagtgagccgaatatggattgtatTGATGATAAGTGCGACCTCGGCTTtaccatgaccatttttgtacctatacatttttgtaaaaagtaaagaaaGAGGATAATTACTTTCAAGGTTACAAGATGGCACATTTTCGGGCCATTCACAGCGGCTGCTGGTAGGGTTAAAAGCCAACCCTGTGGGGCAGAACATGTCCGTGGCACGACCTTCCACGCACATCCGATATTGTCCGCAGTCGTTGCTGGTCATTGGAGAGGGGAAGAAGCCGTATTGATGCTTGCATTCGGGAGTAGGCTTTGCAGGTTCTGTAAGGTAAATGCTTGATTAATTCACTATGTTTTatctttgaaatgaaaaattagagcagtaataattatgacagGCAACACAGATAGAGAGGAATGCAAGGACAGAACGATAGAGGGGTGCGGGAGAGGAACGGATGGCAGGAGCATTCTTCATCGCGTTTAGCTCTGTCATCATACCATATCCACTACCCTGTAGTACGGGTGAATACAGCTCATGttgctatatttaaaaaaaaaaaaattgtcatgtcttttaaaatatgaccgctttaaattatgacttttaatatttgacggcctccgtggcgcagtggtatgcgcggtggatttacaagacggaggtcctgggttcgatccccagctgggtcgattgagattttcttaattggaccaggtctggctggtgggaggcttcggccgtggctagttaccaccctaccgacaaagacgtaccgccaagcgatttagcgttacggtacgatgtcgtgaagaaaccgaaaggggtgtggattttcatcctactcctaacaagttagcccgcttccatcttcgattgcatcattacttaccatcaggtgtcaaggtgtcaagggctaacttgtaaagagtaaaaaaaaaaatatgaccaatattcccattcccctccaactagtcgggaaagattgctaggagtgggtacgacaataggccaacGGGGTGATGATGCCAATTCTCACggtgtctcgctgttctgtggtagaatgggaATGGAGGGACTAGATTGATCGTTTTACTCTTcgttaaaaaatcaaaagaCCGACGTTGCGTTGATGAGAAGATTTCGCCGATTAGCTCCAGTTAGAGATTCATTACAATATGATACGTATAGCGCGACGATCAACCGAGTCTAATGCGCGGAGAGCTGATATAGAAGTCCCTTCCCCACTCCTacaagttcgcccgcttccttctttaatcgcatcatcacttaccaacaagTAAGATtgtctagtcaagggctaatttgtaaaaataaatgtcttaggtacaaagataaaaaaataaatatgtcgtTCAACAGAGCTTTTTCCAGatagtcctcattcgcacgagagcttttttaacggacgttaaaacgtacaaatacaacaaatacattcccaagtataagttcacacgacagcatttttaaaacacgacgcttttttcaaGCAGCGTTGGATAActaccttcatttaacttcatctaatatttgaacgcttttttaacgtctaaTGAGGGCTTACATGacgttttttttataggtagattaaattaaattaaaatacgcaCGGGTACGTCCTTCGCACGGTATGTCGGTGGGATAGCCGCAGGGATCAGCTGGCCACAGAATGTTGCGGTCGAAATAAAGTCCATCTGGGCATTGCCTCTCCACTGCATCGAGTCCCTTGAAGtggaaatatttaatatgaTCAACACTCCTACAAAGTTGCATGcataaatatcttcaatgtgcaaaattggacctgttacagttttattatatctgGCAAAGTTGCCATGAAGCTAAAAGTCTATGTCGAATTTTGCCGAAGTTGAATTATGAAGAAAATCCTacttcttactaatattataaatgcgaaagtttgtggaTGGATGTTTGGATAATTTGGaggtttgttactctataacgccgctactactgaaacgatttagctgaaatttggtatggaaatatttttactctggattaacacataggctactttttatcccgaaaaaatccatggtttcccgagatttgcaaaaactgatgattttaatgtttgttactctttcacgcctcgactactcaaccgaattagctgaaatttggtattaagatatattatagcctggattaacacataggctacttttcatcccaaaaaaatccatggttcccaaaggatttgtgaaaatctaaattccaggcggacgaagtcgcaggcgtccgttagtatttttatattaatgtcCTTAAAAACACTTACGTTGCATTCTGTATAAGCATCGCAGACTCCTTCTATCGGTACGTAGCCGTCTCCTCTAATGCAGACTGATGACTTCCCACCGAAAAAAGCACTGGCTGTGAAACAGTACGTATTTAACACACAATTAgcgaaataaatagaaaataattaataaattaatattggaaAACACCTTTATCAGAGTTAAGCTTGCTTCCACTTTGATGACAGGTGTCGTCAGATAtcgacaaaaatataatatataggtataaaagCTCTAGGATATAATTTCCTACATAACGTCAGGACATTTGATTgttcttttataattataggctagttgacactttttcctaaaatagtcttaaattatctactagattgaaaaaaaatgatattttatcgagacaattttatttttaattattttttggcaATACGAACTAAAACGCAATCGGcaatgtaggtaaataatattttaactgtgTCATGAAGTCACGTAATCTAACGAAATGTTAATCTAACgaaatgttttacaaaattattagttaatgaTTAGTTCGTTCGTTAttacgtttattcctttagtgacaCCAAGTAAAATCGTGATGTCATAAAATAGACAGCGATTTTGAATATACGAGAAATGTCCTCACTTTACATGTTTTTTGGTACAccccaaaaatgtttttttttctaactttaattttacaattttaaagacGTGATTAATATACATATGCCAAATTTCTGGCCTTGAGTTATCATACTAACaactttatctatttaattaacaacggtaTTAGTTGGTCGACTCTAAGTcacattatgatataaaaaaactaaaaaaaaataccgtcaCTTTACATGCAGGGGAAAATATATTTCCTatcctaaaaaatatattattataaaaataaaaatatattatcctaataaacatatttttcaagaacTTGTTTTATGACTTTGTCGACATatttaatgttcatactcatgctaaattataACTTTCAAGTAGTCTCTGTGCTAAGctgcggacagacagacagacggacatggcaaaactataaATTCTTTATTACTTGATGACAATTATTGCTAGTTAAATTTAGACCACATTGAAAATTAACTGAATGTGATAAATTTACTGTAAACACTTCGTGGCCTGGTAagtcttaataatattaaaaaaacgcaaaagtttgtatggatgtttgtttggatgtttgttactctttaacgctacaactactgatccgatttggctgaaattttaaattacgatATATAAtgccctggattaacacataggctacttttcatcccgtaaaaattaatggttcccgcggaatttgtgatctaaattccacgcggaataTTGCTagtaatattgattttattgtttacttaCTTGAAGCAACAAACAATGCTGCGATACAAACGAAGATACTCATTGTCG harbors:
- the LOC112050177 gene encoding protein obstructor-E-like; the protein is MAGKQILLLLLLPLLFLDGVHLQYSAPQAGIPWIEPSGADLIYDTGDIVPQPGIPWSPSNDSPDANDYPADSDYPAYNDYPEPDVIYEVPVDTAEVDYDLPDSPNSILGYICPQPSGNFKYADRCDAYIQCNDYVAVVYLCPDGLQFNPYSEWLDYPCEDPSIVRCEEPSKTVIVNISPPYSPNVNFTCPDSEGYYKNGNDCKTYIECKDYVPLVYNCSAGLYFNKNAQWIGYPCANASVAQCEPSNSSTAKPITNNYITYNYVCPQPYGYFKQTGQKCGEFVECKNNVPRTFTCPSGYNYNPNAAWTQYPCANQAKVQCRGNIAGLVFLLILEFTIQSAREEFP
- the LOC112050174 gene encoding protein obstructor-E-like; the encoded protein is MSIFVCIAALFVASTSAFFGGKSSVCIRGDGYVPIEGVCDAYTECNGLDAVERQCPDGLYFDRNILWPADPCGYPTDIPCEGRTQPAKPTPECKHQYGFFPSPMTSNDCGQYRMCVEGRATDMFCPTGLAFNPTSSRCEWPENVPSCNLENFLGYKCPPAELDRTGNPIVTNHKYEKSCYEFYSCVNGNARLLSCDVGYAFDAHLSRCVREDLVACDHEKINRY